A DNA window from Luteolibacter luteus contains the following coding sequences:
- the moaC gene encoding cyclic pyranopterin monophosphate synthase MoaC codes for MSVPEFSHLDAEGTARMVDVGAKPVQRRLAIAAGFVECAPATVQALRDKALPKGDVLTVARIAAIQAAKRTDELIPLCHGLPLDKVDVDFEVRDDGVAIRATSSTSAKTGVEMEALTAVSVAALTIYDMCKAVDKGMIIGGIQVIEKIKE; via the coding sequence ATGTCCGTGCCTGAATTTTCCCACCTCGACGCCGAAGGAACCGCCCGCATGGTGGATGTCGGTGCGAAGCCGGTGCAACGCCGCCTCGCCATCGCCGCTGGCTTTGTCGAATGCGCTCCCGCCACCGTGCAGGCACTGCGCGACAAGGCACTGCCAAAAGGCGACGTGCTGACCGTCGCCCGCATCGCCGCCATCCAAGCCGCGAAGCGCACCGATGAACTGATCCCACTTTGCCACGGCCTGCCTCTGGACAAGGTGGACGTCGACTTCGAGGTCCGCGACGACGGCGTGGCCATCCGCGCCACCTCCAGCACCTCGGCGAAGACCGGCGTGGAAATGGAAGCTCTCACCGCTGTCTCCGTGGCCGCCCTCACCATCTACGACATGTGCAAGGCCGTGGACAAGGGGATGATCATCGGCGGCATCCAGGTCATCGAGAAGATCAAGGAATGA
- a CDS encoding molybdopterin molybdotransferase MoeA has translation MISLQEARRIITDSLAPLPAVNLPLAEALGSALAAPVLADAWYPSGDRATMDGYVIRSGQETGEFTVVGELQAGSIPGQPLAEGQAIRIFTGALVPEGGGMVIPQEMAERSGDTVKIPIFPELRFIRAKGSEAQPGAIILPSGSRLGPAELAMLAQVGAVHPSVVRRPVVRHIATGGEIVPPDQTPPEGKIRDTNTTLLHALLGQQGVSSVSSSHCADDPAALADLCAGPCDLLLISGGASVGDYDFGAEALRRCGFTIHFNKVNLRPGKPLTFATKGSQAAFVIPGNPVSHFVCFHVTIRLALELMSGIAPSWSFLDVELSDGTILKTDPRETFWPARVEPADGALTVSPLRWSTSGDTFSLAGTNALLQVNESSPSGNRVKTLLLAAPF, from the coding sequence ATGATTTCCCTGCAGGAAGCCCGCCGCATCATCACGGACTCGCTGGCTCCGCTGCCCGCGGTGAACCTACCGCTGGCGGAGGCCCTCGGCAGTGCGCTGGCCGCTCCGGTGCTGGCAGACGCATGGTATCCCTCCGGAGATCGGGCCACGATGGACGGCTACGTGATCCGCAGCGGCCAGGAAACGGGCGAATTTACCGTCGTGGGGGAACTCCAAGCCGGCTCCATCCCCGGGCAGCCGCTCGCCGAAGGCCAAGCGATCCGGATTTTCACCGGTGCCCTGGTGCCGGAGGGCGGCGGCATGGTTATCCCTCAGGAGATGGCGGAGCGAAGCGGAGACACCGTCAAAATCCCGATCTTTCCGGAGCTCCGATTCATCCGCGCAAAGGGTTCCGAAGCACAGCCCGGAGCCATTATCCTGCCCAGCGGTTCACGCCTCGGCCCTGCGGAACTCGCCATGCTTGCACAGGTCGGCGCAGTCCATCCATCCGTCGTCAGGCGGCCCGTCGTCCGACACATCGCCACCGGGGGAGAAATCGTGCCACCGGACCAAACACCACCGGAAGGCAAGATCCGCGATACCAACACCACCCTGCTTCACGCCCTCCTCGGCCAACAGGGCGTGAGCTCCGTTTCCTCCTCGCACTGCGCGGATGATCCCGCCGCCCTCGCAGACCTCTGCGCGGGACCTTGCGATCTCCTGCTCATCTCCGGTGGCGCGAGCGTGGGCGACTATGACTTCGGCGCAGAGGCACTCCGCCGCTGCGGCTTCACGATCCACTTCAACAAGGTGAACCTCCGCCCCGGCAAGCCGCTCACCTTTGCCACCAAGGGCTCGCAGGCCGCCTTCGTCATTCCGGGCAATCCCGTTTCGCACTTTGTCTGCTTCCATGTCACCATCCGCCTGGCCTTGGAGCTGATGTCGGGAATTGCACCCTCCTGGTCTTTCCTCGATGTCGAGTTGAGCGACGGCACGATCCTGAAAACGGATCCCCGCGAGACCTTCTGGCCTGCCCGCGTCGAGCCAGCGGACGGAGCGCTCACCGTTTCGCCGCTGCGCTGGTCCACCTCCGGGGATACCTTTTCCCTCGCGGGAACGAATGCCCTGCTTCAGGTCAACGAATCCTCGCCATCCGGCAATCGCGTGAAGACACTGCTGCTCGCCGCTCCTTTCTGA
- the mog gene encoding molybdopterin adenylyltransferase yields the protein MKVARLTLSDRASAGIYEDRSGPEIERVFSEAESGPIEWLRIVMPDERPEIEALLRRLADEEKCDLILTTGGTGPSPRDFTPEATRAVLERELPGFGEIMRVQSFAKVPTAILSRSTAGTRGTSLIVNLPGNPKAIGECLPLLIPAIREALRHLRE from the coding sequence ATGAAAGTCGCGCGCCTCACCCTGAGCGATCGTGCCAGCGCCGGTATCTACGAGGATCGTAGTGGACCGGAGATCGAGCGCGTCTTCAGCGAAGCGGAAAGCGGCCCCATCGAGTGGCTGCGCATCGTCATGCCGGACGAGCGGCCCGAGATCGAAGCCCTGCTCCGCCGCCTCGCCGATGAGGAAAAGTGCGACCTCATCCTGACCACCGGCGGCACCGGTCCCTCTCCACGCGATTTCACCCCGGAAGCCACCCGGGCCGTCTTGGAGCGCGAACTCCCCGGCTTCGGCGAGATCATGCGGGTCCAGAGCTTTGCCAAGGTGCCTACCGCCATCCTTTCCCGGTCCACCGCCGGGACCCGGGGCACGAGCCTCATCGTGAACCTGCCGGGAAATCCGAAGGCGATCGGCGAGTGCCTACCCCTCTTGATCCCCGCGATCCGCGAGGCTTTGCGGCATTTGCGGGAGTAA
- the urtA gene encoding urea ABC transporter substrate-binding protein has protein sequence MNRSVFQRLIAAAALSTAFASPLASAQDTVKVGVLHSLSGTMAISETSLRDVLLYTFDEINANGGVLGKKIEPVVVDGASNWPLFAEKAKQLLEEDKVAVTFGCWTSVSRKSVLPVFEEKKGLLFYPVQYEGEEMSPNIMYTAEAVNQQATPAVDYMLAEGKKKFYLLGSDYVYPQTTNLVLLEYLRSKGVPLENIGGGFRKEGDEIVSAGKYTPFGHTDYQQIVAEIKQFAAGGNACVINTLNGDTNVPFFKEYAAAGLTAETCPVVSFSISEDEFRGLPAKQLVGQLGCWTYFQSIRTPANKKFVDGFQAWLKKTSVPGIVKEGRVTCSPMVLSYDGVYLWKKAVEQAKSFDVAKVTAELEKGISFDGPGGTVTTQKNHHVTKNVYIGETRADGQFKILKEYKNVVGEPFLKGTFKASAAK, from the coding sequence ATGAACCGTTCCGTTTTCCAACGTCTCATCGCAGCCGCGGCATTGTCCACGGCCTTCGCCTCCCCCCTGGCCTCCGCCCAAGACACCGTGAAGGTGGGCGTGCTTCACTCTCTCTCCGGCACTATGGCCATCAGCGAAACCTCGCTGCGTGACGTGCTTCTCTACACCTTCGACGAGATCAACGCCAACGGCGGCGTGCTCGGCAAGAAGATCGAACCCGTCGTCGTCGACGGTGCCTCCAACTGGCCGCTCTTCGCCGAGAAGGCCAAGCAACTCCTCGAGGAAGACAAGGTGGCCGTGACCTTCGGCTGCTGGACTTCGGTGTCGCGCAAGTCGGTGCTGCCGGTCTTTGAAGAAAAGAAAGGCCTGCTCTTCTACCCGGTGCAATACGAAGGCGAGGAGATGTCCCCGAACATCATGTATACCGCTGAGGCCGTGAACCAGCAGGCGACTCCCGCCGTGGACTACATGCTCGCGGAAGGAAAGAAGAAGTTTTACCTGCTCGGCTCCGACTACGTCTACCCGCAGACCACGAACCTCGTGCTGCTCGAATACCTCCGCTCGAAGGGCGTGCCGCTCGAAAACATCGGCGGTGGCTTCCGCAAGGAAGGCGACGAGATCGTCTCCGCCGGCAAATACACCCCCTTCGGCCACACCGACTACCAGCAGATCGTTGCTGAAATCAAACAGTTCGCCGCCGGTGGCAACGCCTGCGTGATCAATACGCTCAACGGCGACACCAACGTCCCCTTCTTCAAGGAATACGCCGCTGCCGGCCTTACCGCCGAGACCTGCCCGGTCGTCAGCTTCTCGATCTCCGAAGACGAGTTCCGCGGCCTCCCCGCCAAGCAACTCGTGGGTCAGCTCGGTTGCTGGACCTACTTCCAATCGATCCGCACTCCAGCCAACAAGAAGTTCGTCGATGGCTTCCAGGCCTGGTTGAAGAAGACCTCCGTTCCCGGCATCGTGAAGGAAGGCCGCGTGACCTGCTCCCCGATGGTCCTGAGCTATGATGGCGTCTATCTCTGGAAGAAGGCAGTCGAGCAGGCCAAGTCCTTCGACGTGGCAAAGGTCACCGCGGAGCTTGAGAAGGGCATCTCCTTCGACGGCCCGGGCGGCACCGTCACCACCCAGAAGAACCACCACGTGACGAAGAACGTCTACATCGGTGAAACCCGCGCTGACGGCCAGTTCAAGATCCTGAAGGAATACAAGAACGTCGTCGGCGAGCCTTTCTTGAAGGGCACCTTCAAGGCCTCGGCGGCGAAGTGA
- a CDS encoding molybdopterin synthase catalytic subunit codes for MLIEIHFTAEAIVTPPEKLPSREIGAAVEFLGIVRELENGDALAGLFYEAYEPMARRVLERHFEALAGIHPCAAVHFIHRTGWVPVGEASLFIRVLSSHRKEALAFLGDAIDRLKQDVPIWKRISRPENS; via the coding sequence ATGTTGATCGAGATTCATTTCACCGCGGAGGCGATTGTCACCCCTCCGGAGAAACTGCCCTCGCGCGAGATCGGCGCGGCGGTCGAGTTTTTGGGGATCGTCCGCGAGCTGGAGAATGGCGATGCCTTGGCGGGTCTTTTTTATGAAGCCTACGAGCCGATGGCGCGGCGGGTCTTGGAGCGGCACTTCGAAGCGCTGGCTGGGATTCATCCCTGCGCGGCGGTGCATTTCATCCATCGCACCGGATGGGTGCCGGTAGGCGAGGCATCCCTTTTCATTCGGGTGCTGAGTTCGCACCGGAAAGAGGCGCTCGCGTTCCTCGGCGATGCCATCGATCGCCTCAAACAAGACGTTCCAATCTGGAAGCGGATCTCCCGCCCGGAGAATTCCTGA
- a CDS encoding MoaD/ThiS family protein — MPITVLAFAQSQDTFGFSSKELPCSPEDTPRTLLLRVNPEASLELLRVALDCEFVTWDTPIGSAKELAIIPPVSGG, encoded by the coding sequence ATGCCCATTACGGTCCTGGCCTTCGCACAGTCCCAAGACACCTTCGGCTTTTCGAGCAAGGAGCTGCCCTGCTCGCCGGAGGACACGCCGCGCACCCTGCTGCTGCGCGTGAATCCGGAGGCGAGCTTGGAGCTGCTCCGCGTGGCGCTCGATTGTGAGTTTGTCACCTGGGACACGCCGATCGGTTCGGCGAAGGAGCTGGCAATCATTCCACCGGTTTCTGGAGGCTGA